In Jejubacter calystegiae, the following are encoded in one genomic region:
- a CDS encoding glycerate kinase gives MKIVIAPDSWKESLSALEVADCIEQGFREIFPEAHYVRLPVADGGEGTVEAMIAATGGRRVALEVTGPLGDRVAAFYGLSGDGRCAFIEMAAASGLELLPLAQRNPLITTSWGTGELICHALEAGVQQIIIGIGGSATNDGGAGMLQALGVSLRDAQGRELERGGAALAQLSAIDISGLRPGLAHCHIDVACDVTNPLIGEQGASAVFGPQKGATPEMVAQLDAALENFARVVRQALGTEIQNLPGGGAAGGMGAALHAFCGARLRPGVEIVTGALKLEQQVRDADLVITGEGRIDSQSIQGKVPFGVAQVARRHNKPTIAIAGSLAPDVSVVHQHGIDAVFSVINRICSLEEALDNAAENLRATARNVAAVLALGRRLG, from the coding sequence ATGAAGATTGTTATCGCGCCAGACTCCTGGAAAGAGAGTCTGAGCGCGCTGGAAGTGGCTGACTGTATTGAGCAGGGCTTTCGGGAAATATTCCCTGAAGCGCATTATGTCCGGTTACCGGTGGCGGATGGCGGCGAAGGAACCGTTGAGGCGATGATTGCGGCCACCGGCGGTCGCCGGGTCGCGCTTGAGGTAACCGGGCCGCTGGGCGACAGGGTCGCAGCCTTCTACGGCCTTTCCGGCGACGGGCGCTGCGCCTTTATCGAAATGGCGGCGGCCAGCGGTCTGGAGCTGTTGCCTTTGGCGCAGCGCAATCCGTTAATCACCACCTCCTGGGGCACCGGCGAACTGATTTGCCACGCGCTGGAGGCCGGTGTACAGCAAATTATTATCGGCATTGGTGGCAGCGCCACCAATGACGGTGGGGCCGGTATGCTACAGGCGCTGGGCGTCAGCCTGCGAGATGCGCAGGGGCGGGAGCTGGAGCGCGGCGGCGCGGCGTTGGCTCAACTAAGCGCCATCGATATCAGCGGCCTGCGGCCGGGACTGGCGCATTGTCATATCGACGTGGCCTGCGATGTCACCAATCCCCTGATTGGCGAGCAGGGGGCATCGGCGGTGTTTGGTCCCCAGAAGGGCGCCACGCCGGAGATGGTGGCTCAGCTTGATGCTGCGCTGGAAAATTTTGCCCGGGTGGTACGTCAGGCGCTGGGCACGGAGATTCAAAACCTGCCCGGCGGCGGTGCGGCCGGTGGGATGGGGGCGGCGCTGCACGCTTTCTGCGGCGCCAGGCTACGTCCCGGGGTGGAAATTGTCACCGGTGCGTTGAAGCTGGAGCAGCAGGTGCGCGATGCCGATCTGGTGATTACCGGAGAAGGGCGCATCGACAGCCAGTCGATTCAGGGCAAGGTGCCGTTTGGCGTGGCGCAGGTGGCCCGCCGCCACAATAAACCGACCATCGCCATTGCCGGAAGCCTGGCCCCGGATGTGAGCGTGGTGCATCAACACGGTATTGATGCGGTATTCAGCGTGATTAACCGCATCTGTTCGCTGGAAGAAGCGCTGGATAACGCCGCAGAGAACCTGCGTGCCACGGCGCGTAATGTGGCTGCCGTGCTGGCGTTAGGGCGGCGGCTGGGGTGA
- the gudD gene encoding glucarate dehydratase, with protein sequence MTIHHSTPVVTEMRVIPVAGHDSMLMNLSGAHGPFFTRNIVIIKDNSGHTGVGEIPGGEKIRKTLEDAAALVQGKTLGEYRNVLNAVRRTFADRDAGGRGLQTFDLRTTIHVVTGIEAAMLDLLGQHLGVNVATLLGDGQQRDEVEMLGYLFYVGDRKRTDLPYQSQTDERCDWYRLRHEEAMTPEAVVRLAEAAYEKYGFNDFKLKGGVLAGSEEAEAVTALHARFPKARVTLDPNGAWSLDESIRLGKQLRGVLAYAEDPCGAEQGYSGREVMAEFRRATGLPTATNMIATDWRQMGHTLSLQSVDIPLADPHFWTMQGSVRVAQMCHEFGLTWGSHSNNHFDISLAMFTHVAAAAPGDITAIDTHWIWQEGNQRLTRQPLEIKGGKVQVPQTPGLGVELDMDQVMRAHELYQKQGLGARDDAAAMQYLIPDWRFDNKRPCMVR encoded by the coding sequence ATGACGATACATCATTCCACGCCGGTCGTGACGGAGATGCGGGTGATTCCGGTTGCCGGGCATGACAGCATGTTGATGAACCTGAGTGGCGCTCATGGACCGTTTTTTACCCGCAACATTGTCATTATTAAAGATAATTCCGGACATACCGGAGTAGGGGAAATCCCCGGCGGAGAGAAGATCCGCAAGACCCTGGAGGATGCCGCCGCGCTGGTGCAGGGGAAGACTCTGGGCGAATATCGCAACGTACTGAACGCGGTGCGCCGCACCTTTGCCGATCGCGATGCCGGTGGCCGCGGTCTGCAAACCTTCGATCTCCGCACCACCATTCACGTGGTGACCGGTATTGAAGCCGCCATGCTCGATCTTCTGGGCCAGCACCTGGGCGTGAATGTGGCCACCCTGCTGGGCGACGGTCAGCAGCGCGATGAGGTCGAAATGCTGGGTTATCTATTCTACGTCGGGGACCGCAAACGTACAGATCTGCCCTATCAGAGCCAGACCGATGAGCGCTGCGACTGGTATCGCCTGCGTCATGAAGAGGCGATGACCCCGGAAGCAGTGGTGCGTCTGGCCGAAGCCGCTTATGAGAAGTACGGCTTTAACGACTTTAAACTAAAGGGCGGCGTGCTGGCGGGCAGCGAAGAGGCGGAAGCCGTGACCGCGCTGCATGCCCGATTCCCTAAGGCGCGGGTGACCCTCGATCCCAATGGTGCCTGGTCGCTGGATGAGTCTATTCGTCTTGGCAAGCAGCTGCGCGGCGTGTTGGCCTATGCCGAAGATCCCTGTGGTGCCGAGCAGGGCTACTCCGGGCGCGAAGTCATGGCGGAATTCCGCCGGGCGACCGGCCTGCCCACCGCCACCAATATGATCGCCACAGACTGGCGTCAGATGGGCCATACTTTATCACTCCAGTCGGTGGATATTCCGCTGGCGGATCCCCATTTCTGGACCATGCAGGGATCGGTACGAGTCGCTCAGATGTGCCATGAATTTGGTCTGACCTGGGGCTCGCACTCCAATAACCACTTCGATATTTCGCTGGCGATGTTCACCCATGTGGCCGCTGCGGCGCCCGGTGATATTACCGCTATCGACACCCACTGGATCTGGCAGGAAGGCAATCAGCGCCTGACGCGCCAGCCGCTTGAAATTAAAGGTGGTAAGGTGCAGGTGCCTCAGACGCCGGGGCTGGGGGTGGAGCTGGATATGGATCAGGTGATGCGTGCCCATGAGCTTTATCAGAAACAAGGGCTGGGGGCGCGCGACGATGCGGCGGCTATGCAGTATCTGATCCCTGACTGGCGCTTTGATAATAAACGCCCCTGCATGGTGCGTTAA
- a CDS encoding enolase C-terminal domain-like protein, with amino-acid sequence MSIASSPIINEMRVIPVAGHDSMLLNIGGAHAPFFTRNIVVLTDSAGQVGLGEAPGGETIRRTLEQAIPMVVGQPVARMNRLVQQVHQGNQSADFDAFGQGAWTFELRVNAVAALEAALLDLLGKALNVPVCELLGPGRQRDEVTVLGYLFYIGDRQKTPLPYQEGSRNGHSWYHLRHQEALNARAIVELAEAAQDRYGFKDFKLKGGVLPGEQELESAQALKRRFPDARITVDPNGAWYLDEAIELCRDMKDVLTYAEDPCGAEQGYSGREVMAEFRRATGLPVATNMIATNWREMGHSIMLNAVDIPLADPHFWTLSGAVRVAQMCDEWGLTWGCHSNNHFDISLAMFTHVGAAAPGEPTAIDTHWIWQEGEARLTREPLEIRGGKIAVPQGPGLGIEPDWQRIEQAHQLYCSLPDGARNDAGAMQHLVPGWKFDRKRPAFGRG; translated from the coding sequence ATGAGCATAGCGTCAAGCCCGATTATCAATGAGATGCGGGTAATCCCGGTGGCGGGACACGACAGCATGCTGCTGAACATCGGCGGCGCCCACGCGCCGTTTTTTACCCGCAATATCGTGGTACTGACCGACAGCGCGGGTCAGGTGGGGCTGGGCGAAGCGCCGGGGGGCGAAACCATTCGCCGTACCCTGGAGCAGGCGATTCCGATGGTGGTGGGCCAGCCAGTGGCGCGAATGAACCGGTTGGTGCAACAGGTCCACCAGGGTAACCAGTCCGCTGACTTCGACGCCTTTGGTCAGGGCGCCTGGACCTTCGAACTGCGGGTCAATGCGGTGGCGGCCCTGGAAGCGGCGCTGCTGGACCTGCTCGGTAAGGCCCTAAACGTGCCGGTTTGTGAACTGCTGGGACCGGGGCGTCAGCGTGATGAAGTGACGGTGCTGGGCTATCTGTTCTACATTGGCGATCGTCAGAAAACGCCGCTGCCCTACCAGGAAGGGAGCCGCAACGGCCATTCCTGGTATCATTTGCGTCATCAGGAAGCGTTAAATGCCCGGGCTATTGTTGAACTGGCGGAAGCGGCGCAGGATCGCTACGGCTTTAAGGATTTCAAACTGAAGGGCGGAGTGCTGCCCGGCGAACAGGAGCTGGAGTCGGCTCAGGCCCTTAAGCGCCGCTTTCCCGACGCGCGGATTACGGTCGATCCTAACGGCGCCTGGTACCTGGATGAAGCCATCGAGCTGTGTCGCGATATGAAGGATGTGCTGACCTATGCCGAAGATCCCTGCGGCGCCGAACAGGGTTACTCCGGGCGCGAAGTGATGGCGGAATTCCGCCGGGCGACCGGTTTGCCGGTCGCCACCAATATGATCGCCACCAACTGGCGGGAGATGGGCCACTCCATCATGCTTAACGCGGTGGATATCCCGCTGGCCGATCCGCATTTCTGGACCCTGAGCGGCGCGGTGCGGGTGGCGCAGATGTGCGATGAGTGGGGGCTCACCTGGGGCTGCCACTCCAACAACCATTTTGATATCTCGCTGGCGATGTTTACCCACGTAGGGGCGGCGGCGCCGGGCGAGCCTACCGCCATCGACACCCACTGGATTTGGCAGGAGGGTGAAGCGCGTCTGACCCGGGAGCCGCTGGAGATTCGCGGTGGAAAGATTGCAGTACCGCAGGGGCCGGGGCTGGGTATTGAACCGGACTGGCAGCGAATTGAGCAGGCGCATCAGCTCTACTGTTCGCTGCCCGACGGCGCGCGTAATGACGCAGGGGCGATGCAGCACCTGGTGCCAGGCTGGAAATTTGACCGTAAGCGTCCCGCTTTCGGTCGCGGATAA
- a CDS encoding MFS transporter translates to MSTYQTAESVAGKRTNARYWIVVMLFIVTSFNYGDRATLSIAGSEMARDIGLDPVGMGYIFSAFSWAYVIGQIPGGWLLDRFGSKRVYFWSIFIWSLFTLLQGFVDIFNGFGIVMALFMLRFLVGLAEAPSFPGNSRIVAAWFPAQERGTAVAVFNSAQYFATVIFAPIMGWLTHAVGWNHVFFFMGGLGIIISFVWLKVIYNPTEHPKVNKQELAYIEEGGALVNMDQAGSKTKTSMREKMGQIGQLFTSRMMVGVYLGQYCINAMTYFFITWFPVYLVQARGMSILQAGFIASVPAVCGFIGGVLGGVISDWLMRRTGSLNIARKTPIVCGMLLSTSMVLCNYVQAEWMVVGFMAAAFFGKGIGALGWAVMADTAPKEISGLSGGLFNMCGNLSGIVTPIAIGYIVGATGSFNGALVYVGIHALVAVFSFLFIVGDIKRIELKPKNTGGAHEHSVKPDYQ, encoded by the coding sequence ATGAGTACATATCAAACGGCGGAGAGCGTCGCTGGAAAGCGCACTAATGCTCGCTACTGGATAGTGGTGATGTTGTTTATCGTCACTTCGTTTAATTACGGGGATCGCGCTACGCTGTCGATTGCCGGTTCGGAAATGGCCCGCGATATTGGGTTGGATCCGGTGGGCATGGGGTATATCTTTTCCGCCTTCTCCTGGGCATACGTGATCGGCCAGATTCCTGGCGGCTGGCTGCTGGATCGCTTTGGATCCAAGCGCGTTTACTTTTGGTCCATCTTTATCTGGTCGTTGTTTACCCTGCTGCAGGGATTCGTCGATATCTTTAACGGCTTCGGGATCGTGATGGCGCTGTTTATGCTGCGTTTCCTGGTCGGGTTGGCGGAAGCCCCCTCGTTCCCGGGCAACAGCCGTATTGTCGCAGCCTGGTTTCCGGCCCAGGAGCGTGGCACTGCGGTGGCGGTGTTTAACTCGGCCCAGTATTTTGCCACGGTGATTTTCGCGCCGATTATGGGCTGGCTGACCCATGCGGTGGGCTGGAATCACGTCTTTTTCTTTATGGGCGGCTTAGGGATCATCATCAGCTTTGTCTGGCTGAAGGTTATCTATAACCCAACAGAACACCCAAAAGTTAACAAGCAGGAACTGGCCTACATCGAAGAAGGCGGCGCGCTGGTCAATATGGACCAGGCGGGCAGTAAAACGAAGACCAGCATGCGTGAAAAGATGGGCCAGATAGGCCAGCTGTTCACCTCGCGGATGATGGTAGGGGTTTATCTCGGCCAGTACTGTATTAACGCCATGACCTACTTCTTTATCACCTGGTTCCCGGTTTATCTGGTACAGGCGCGTGGAATGTCGATTCTGCAGGCGGGTTTTATCGCCTCGGTACCGGCGGTGTGCGGCTTTATCGGCGGGGTGCTTGGCGGGGTGATCTCCGACTGGCTGATGCGCCGTACCGGGTCGCTCAATATTGCGCGTAAAACGCCTATCGTCTGCGGGATGCTGCTTTCTACCTCGATGGTGCTGTGTAACTACGTGCAGGCGGAGTGGATGGTCGTGGGATTTATGGCCGCGGCCTTCTTCGGCAAGGGGATCGGCGCTCTGGGTTGGGCGGTGATGGCCGATACCGCGCCCAAAGAGATTAGCGGCCTGAGCGGCGGCCTGTTCAACATGTGCGGTAACCTTTCCGGCATCGTAACGCCTATCGCTATCGGCTACATCGTGGGCGCTACGGGGTCGTTTAACGGCGCGCTGGTTTATGTAGGCATCCACGCCCTGGTCGCGGTGTTCAGCTTCCTGTTTATCGTCGGCGATATCAAACGTATTGAACTGAAACCGAAAAACACAGGGGGAGCCCATGAGCATAGCGTCAAGCCCGATTATCAATGA
- a CDS encoding flavodoxin: MAEVGIFVGTMYGNALLVAEEAQAILGEQGHQVKVFEDPGLEAWQYYRNHYVLVVTSTTGQGDLPDGIVPLFEAIKEIGWQPELKYGLIALGDSTYENFCGGGRQFDELLQEQGATRVGEMLTIDASEDPEPEVITNPWVEGWSKLLS, encoded by the coding sequence ATGGCTGAAGTGGGAATATTTGTTGGTACGATGTACGGCAATGCGTTGCTGGTGGCAGAGGAGGCTCAGGCCATCCTTGGCGAGCAGGGGCACCAGGTTAAGGTGTTCGAAGATCCGGGGCTGGAAGCCTGGCAGTATTATCGCAATCACTATGTGTTGGTGGTGACCTCGACCACCGGGCAGGGCGATCTGCCGGACGGCATCGTACCGCTGTTTGAGGCCATCAAAGAGATTGGCTGGCAGCCAGAGTTGAAATACGGACTGATCGCGCTTGGCGACAGCACCTACGAAAACTTCTGCGGCGGCGGTCGTCAGTTTGATGAACTGCTCCAGGAGCAGGGCGCGACCCGGGTGGGTGAAATGTTGACCATCGACGCCAGTGAAGATCCCGAGCCGGAAGTTATCACTAATCCCTGGGTTGAAGGCTGGAGCAAATTACTGTCATAA
- the truC gene encoding tRNA pseudouridine(65) synthase TruC, with protein MLEILYQDEWLVAVNKPSGWLVHRSWLDRDERVVVMQTVRDQIGRHVFTAHRLDRPTSGVLLMGLSSEVGRLLAQQFEAHQIQKRYHAIVRGWLTESAELDYPLREELDKVADKYARADRVPQSAVTHYRGLVTCEMPVAVGRYPCARYSLVEMLPKTGRKHQLRRHMAHLRHPIIGDTRHGDLRQNRAAAQHFGCNRLMLHASELTLNHPVTGEPLRLVAGLDRAWMTALEHFSWRGVLPEIERVEFPEAYGQDEASSTHEGAPGHG; from the coding sequence ATGCTGGAGATCCTGTATCAGGATGAATGGCTGGTGGCCGTCAACAAGCCGTCCGGCTGGCTGGTGCACCGCAGCTGGCTGGATCGAGATGAACGTGTGGTGGTGATGCAGACGGTACGCGATCAGATCGGGCGTCACGTCTTTACTGCCCACCGTCTGGACAGGCCGACCTCCGGCGTGCTGCTCATGGGCTTGTCCAGCGAGGTTGGCCGTCTGCTGGCCCAGCAGTTTGAAGCGCACCAGATACAGAAGCGCTACCATGCCATCGTTCGCGGCTGGCTGACGGAATCGGCAGAGCTGGACTATCCGCTGCGCGAAGAGCTGGATAAAGTCGCGGATAAATATGCCCGGGCAGACAGAGTCCCTCAGAGCGCCGTTACCCACTACCGCGGGCTGGTCACCTGCGAAATGCCGGTGGCGGTCGGGCGCTATCCCTGCGCGCGCTACAGCCTGGTGGAGATGCTGCCCAAAACCGGGCGTAAGCACCAGCTACGCCGCCATATGGCGCACCTGCGTCATCCTATTATCGGCGACACCCGACATGGCGATCTGCGCCAGAACCGCGCTGCGGCGCAGCATTTTGGCTGTAACCGCCTGATGCTACACGCCAGTGAATTGACGCTTAACCACCCGGTTACCGGTGAGCCGCTGCGGCTGGTCGCCGGGCTGGATCGAGCCTGGATGACGGCGCTGGAGCATTTTAGCTGGCGCGGCGTTCTCCCCGAGATTGAAAGGGTTGAGTTTCCCGAAGCTTATGGTCAGGATGAGGCGAGTTCGACACACGAAGGAGCGCCAGGTCATGGCTGA
- a CDS encoding YqcC family protein: MEQHRAVRERLLHLEQLLRDRQQWQETAPAAEAFNSDQPFCMDTLTPHEWLQWVLLPRMHALIDAEQPLPESFNVAPYYEVALVEGHPGRDELLAALQALDLLFAGEQ, encoded by the coding sequence ATGGAACAGCATCGCGCCGTGCGTGAACGACTTTTGCATCTTGAACAGCTGCTGCGCGATCGGCAGCAGTGGCAGGAGACGGCGCCAGCGGCTGAAGCCTTTAACAGCGATCAGCCTTTCTGTATGGATACGCTAACGCCCCACGAATGGTTGCAGTGGGTGCTTCTGCCCCGCATGCATGCACTGATCGACGCTGAACAGCCCCTGCCGGAAAGCTTTAATGTGGCGCCTTACTATGAGGTGGCGCTGGTGGAAGGTCATCCGGGGCGTGATGAGCTGTTAGCGGCGCTTCAGGCACTGGATCTGCTGTTTGCCGGAGAACAGTAA
- a CDS encoding sugar porter family MFS transporter, with protein MVSSELNDGIKHPAKISKFSFFIIMSIIISSVGGIIFGYDTGIIGGAIIFIGREFQINDYLQGIIVSMSLLGAMIGALAVGPLADKYGRRSNLFISGVCFAAGAVISGVSESIELLTAARILQGIGVGASSVLVPVYIAELAPAKIRGLLVTSFQLMITVGIVIAYGVNTVAESQGEWRFPVGVASIFGVALAAGVFFVRESPRWLIAVNRHEDARSTLVKLRGTDNVEEEIRETERLNALEQDNIRWRDLFSGHIRPMILIGVLVAFFSNACGINLVIYFAPKILQTSGFSSSASWIGTVGLGVTNVIFTIIGMLIVDRVGRRPLLIIGAIGLTVMLIILAVLFSVPPFEGSGWLALGALLAYIVLYAISPGMLGFLMISELSPLRARAKVTSLSIFVIFATNLVIALLSLPMLNGLGTSVTFWLFSAICVAFSVFSFYVPETKGKSLEEVEVYFKQKHQTR; from the coding sequence ATGGTTAGTTCCGAGTTAAATGATGGAATAAAACATCCAGCAAAAATCAGTAAATTCAGCTTTTTTATTATCATGTCCATTATAATATCATCGGTTGGCGGTATTATATTTGGCTATGACACTGGTATCATTGGTGGCGCTATTATCTTTATCGGTAGAGAATTTCAGATAAATGATTATCTGCAGGGCATTATTGTTAGTATGTCCCTGCTGGGTGCGATGATTGGTGCGCTGGCGGTAGGGCCGCTGGCTGATAAATATGGGAGAAGGAGCAACCTGTTTATTTCTGGCGTGTGTTTTGCCGCAGGCGCAGTTATTTCAGGCGTCAGCGAAAGCATCGAGTTGCTGACGGCGGCCCGAATCCTACAGGGCATCGGCGTTGGGGCATCTTCCGTACTGGTCCCTGTATATATCGCAGAACTTGCCCCTGCAAAAATACGCGGGCTTCTGGTGACGTCATTCCAGCTTATGATAACGGTCGGTATCGTCATTGCCTACGGCGTTAATACTGTAGCAGAAAGCCAGGGGGAATGGCGGTTTCCAGTCGGAGTTGCCAGCATATTCGGAGTTGCCCTTGCGGCAGGCGTATTTTTTGTAAGGGAATCCCCACGCTGGCTGATTGCCGTCAACCGACATGAGGACGCTCGCTCAACTCTGGTAAAACTACGCGGCACTGATAATGTGGAGGAAGAAATCAGGGAGACTGAGCGGTTGAACGCACTGGAGCAGGACAACATCAGATGGCGAGATTTGTTCAGTGGCCACATACGGCCAATGATCCTGATTGGTGTGCTGGTTGCTTTTTTTTCTAATGCCTGCGGAATCAATCTGGTGATTTATTTTGCTCCTAAAATCCTGCAGACCAGTGGCTTCAGCTCTTCAGCTTCATGGATCGGTACCGTTGGCCTGGGTGTCACAAATGTAATATTTACCATCATCGGAATGCTGATTGTTGACCGTGTCGGGCGCAGGCCTCTGCTCATAATCGGCGCAATAGGCCTGACAGTAATGTTGATTATTCTGGCGGTCCTGTTCTCAGTCCCTCCTTTTGAGGGGAGTGGATGGCTGGCTCTGGGAGCTCTGCTGGCTTATATCGTACTTTATGCTATTAGCCCTGGAATGCTGGGATTCCTGATGATATCCGAACTGTCGCCTTTAAGGGCCAGAGCTAAGGTGACCAGTCTTTCAATCTTTGTAATTTTTGCAACAAACCTGGTTATTGCGCTGTTATCCTTGCCTATGCTTAACGGATTGGGTACTTCGGTGACTTTCTGGCTGTTTTCCGCTATATGCGTTGCCTTTAGCGTCTTTAGTTTTTATGTTCCCGAAACAAAAGGAAAAAGCCTGGAGGAGGTTGAGGTTTATTTTAAACAAAAACATCAGACCAGATAA
- a CDS encoding ROK family protein — translation MTGNIKAGIDIGGTGTRLILRDETGILATRTIATAEFAIIEKKDRVDALASHLLSLVPAGRMLESLGIGASGPVDTTLGIINNRDTLECFSFFPLVDELKSRLGIRVGIDNDAVAAVLGEYYFGAGKESKRLLMVTLGTGIGAALLENGKPFRTGDGQHPEAGHIPISGNPATCYCGLRGCWETLASRSWLQQNLESLLPDVAFEKYDVNFYKSVALQRDDVAHVFHQYGNYLGRGLATLLTLYGPDLTILSGSAAHYYPLFRAGLEEALYRADAYARNNCIVPSELGDMAGALGATMIPELG, via the coding sequence ATGACCGGGAATATAAAAGCAGGTATCGATATTGGTGGAACGGGTACCCGTCTTATTCTGCGGGATGAAACGGGAATACTGGCGACACGCACGATCGCCACCGCGGAATTCGCCATTATTGAAAAAAAAGACCGCGTGGACGCGTTAGCGTCCCACCTACTCTCTCTGGTTCCCGCTGGTCGTATGCTGGAAAGCCTGGGTATTGGTGCAAGCGGACCAGTTGATACTACGCTCGGCATTATTAATAACCGGGATACGCTTGAGTGCTTCTCCTTTTTCCCGCTGGTTGATGAGCTGAAATCGCGACTGGGCATCAGAGTGGGGATCGATAACGACGCCGTAGCGGCCGTACTCGGTGAATACTACTTCGGTGCAGGTAAAGAAAGTAAGCGACTGCTGATGGTCACATTGGGTACGGGGATCGGTGCCGCACTTCTGGAAAACGGTAAACCATTCCGGACTGGTGACGGGCAGCATCCTGAAGCAGGGCATATTCCGATCTCCGGAAATCCGGCCACCTGTTACTGCGGATTACGGGGATGCTGGGAAACGCTGGCGTCAAGGTCATGGCTGCAGCAGAATCTTGAGTCACTTCTCCCCGACGTCGCTTTTGAAAAATATGACGTTAACTTCTACAAATCGGTGGCACTTCAGAGAGATGACGTAGCCCATGTCTTTCATCAGTACGGTAATTACCTGGGGAGAGGATTGGCGACGTTACTCACTCTGTATGGACCTGACTTGACCATTCTGAGTGGAAGCGCCGCACATTATTACCCGTTGTTCAGAGCCGGTCTGGAAGAAGCCCTCTATCGTGCTGACGCCTATGCCAGGAATAACTGTATCGTACCTTCAGAGTTAGGGGATATGGCCGGAGCTCTTGGTGCGACGATGATCCCCGAATTAGGTTAG
- a CDS encoding SIS domain-containing protein, whose translation MSNPYELDIAMQPEAVLAQINNPLPDSLHHLKLTDYDRIVLTGMGSSDYALIPVERALIAAGLPVWRIDAGRLLDMPNLVTGNTLMWATSQSGMSGEIVALLRQGNRPKTLIGLTNDENSELGKQADILITLKSGDEATVSSKSYLNTLIACYRTLAVLLGQSEKAVCASVVSGLDTIKNLVPERDIVQPFADALFRAPQQRVAYIATGSYASSALTGALITKEASKISAEGFIGGEFRHGPLETSGAGMLAVLLGKPGDATLEKLAAEMQANGTTVVTIGEAPFAGSALLPVPQGSELLQLICGFIYIEHLTVVLASRNGFVAGQFLYGQKITVAV comes from the coding sequence ATGTCCAATCCTTATGAACTTGATATTGCTATGCAGCCTGAAGCTGTTCTGGCTCAGATTAACAATCCCCTGCCTGATAGCCTGCACCATCTGAAATTGACCGATTATGATCGGATTGTGCTGACCGGAATGGGCTCCTCTGACTACGCGCTTATTCCTGTTGAGCGAGCGCTTATTGCGGCGGGCCTGCCTGTATGGCGTATAGATGCTGGCCGCTTGCTGGATATGCCTAATCTGGTTACGGGGAATACCCTGATGTGGGCAACCTCTCAGTCAGGTATGAGTGGTGAAATTGTCGCACTTCTGAGGCAGGGAAACCGTCCAAAGACACTGATCGGGTTAACGAATGATGAAAATAGCGAGCTGGGTAAGCAGGCGGATATTCTTATCACACTGAAAAGTGGTGATGAAGCCACGGTGAGCTCAAAGAGTTATTTAAACACGCTCATTGCCTGTTACCGGACCCTTGCGGTGCTGCTGGGGCAGAGTGAAAAAGCTGTGTGCGCTTCTGTAGTCAGCGGTTTGGATACTATTAAAAATCTGGTGCCTGAACGCGACATCGTACAGCCTTTCGCTGATGCGCTTTTTCGTGCACCTCAACAGCGGGTCGCTTATATCGCTACGGGATCATATGCTTCCAGCGCGCTTACCGGCGCACTCATCACCAAAGAGGCCTCTAAGATCAGTGCTGAAGGCTTTATCGGTGGTGAATTCCGTCATGGCCCGCTTGAGACTTCTGGTGCTGGCATGCTGGCCGTCCTGCTGGGTAAACCAGGCGATGCGACGCTTGAAAAACTGGCTGCCGAAATGCAGGCGAATGGCACCACTGTCGTCACCATCGGCGAAGCACCATTTGCCGGATCTGCTTTGCTTCCCGTCCCTCAGGGCAGCGAACTTCTGCAGCTCATCTGCGGCTTCATCTACATTGAGCACCTGACAGTGGTACTGGCCAGCCGAAACGGTTTTGTTGCCGGTCAGTTCCTTTACGGTCAAAAAATCACGGTGGCAGTATGA